One Hyla sarda isolate aHylSar1 chromosome 11, aHylSar1.hap1, whole genome shotgun sequence genomic window carries:
- the LOC130295817 gene encoding olfactory receptor 6B1-like isoform X1, which produces MDGTGLEHLRTSITMCEQNETTVTQIFLLGFQNFYNLKALIFTLVLVVYIAIVIGNLLIVLLVSTNRSLQVPMFYFLKHLALVDLLFTTNIVPNMLYIILMDGRNITTTECFVQYYFHCISIYTQSVILSVMSLDRYMAICQPLHYSSIMNPKVCFHLAFWSWAAGFFLIPSEFLLIFQLQFCGSNVIDHFFCDFAHFLSLSTLSNTEIIRWQDFMISVLLIFLPFLFVIVSYICIFITILKISTAAEKKKAFSTCSTHLATVSTHYGALVTIYIITARGNSLHENKFRSLLYTIITPFINPMLYSMRNQEFRRALKKLPYLKR; this is translated from the coding sequence GTCTGGAGCATCTTCGAACGTCCATAACTATGTGTGAACAGAATGAGACCACCGTGACCCAAATCTTCCTTCTCGGattccaaaatttttacaatctcAAAGCACTGATTTTTACTCTTGTATTAGTAGTTTACATAGCCATAGTGATTGGAAATCTGCTCATTGTTCTCCTAGTGTCAACCAATCGCAGTCTGCAGGTTCCCATGTTCTACTTTTTGAAGCACTTGGCTCTTGTCGACCTTTTGTTCACGACCAACATTGTACCcaatatgttatatattatactcatGGACGGTAGAAACATTACCACAACTGAATGCTTTGTACAATACTATTTTCACTGCATTTCCATATACACCCAATCCGTCATTCTATCTGTTATGTCCTTAGATAGATATATGGCCATCTGCCAACCTCTTCATTACTCTTCCATTATGAACCCTAAGGTTTGTTTCCATCTTGCTTTCTGGTCATGGGCAGCTGGTTTCTTCCTCATTCCAAGTGAATTTCTTCTGATATTCCAGTTACAATTCTGTGGTTCGAATGTTATTGACCACTTTTTTTGCGATTTTGCCCATTTTCTCAGCCTTTCAACCTTATCCAACACCGAAATAATACGATGGCAAGACTTTATGATTTCTGTTTTGCTTATATTTCTTCCATTTTTGTTTGTCATTGTGTCCTATATATGCATTTTTATAACCATCCTGAAGATCTCTACAgcggctgaaaaaaaaaaggctttctcTACTTGTAGCACCCATCTGGCTACTGTCAGCACCCACTACGGGGCTTTGGTCACGATATATATTATTACGGCAAGAGGTAATTCTCTTCATGAGAATAAATTTAGGTCTCTGTTATACACAATCATAACACCATTTATTAATCCCATGTTATACAGCATGAGAAACCAAGAATTTAGAAGAGCGTTAAAGAAATTACCTTACCTGAAGAGATAG
- the LOC130295817 gene encoding olfactory receptor 6C75-like isoform X2 has product MDGTGLEHLRTSITMCEQNETTVTQIFLLGFQNFYNLKALIFTLVLVVYIAIVIGNLLIVLLVSTNRSLQVPMFYFLKHLALVDLLFTTNIVPNMLYIILMDGRNITTTECFVQYYFHCISIYTQSVILSVMSLDRYMAICQPLHYSSIMNPKVCFHLAFWSWAAGFFLIPSEFLLIFQLQFCGSNVIDHFFCDFAHFLSLSTLSNTEIIRWQDFMISVLLIFLPFLFVIVSYICIFITILKISTAAEKKKAFSTCSTHLATVSTHYGALVTIYIITARA; this is encoded by the exons GTCTGGAGCATCTTCGAACGTCCATAACTATGTGTGAACAGAATGAGACCACCGTGACCCAAATCTTCCTTCTCGGattccaaaatttttacaatctcAAAGCACTGATTTTTACTCTTGTATTAGTAGTTTACATAGCCATAGTGATTGGAAATCTGCTCATTGTTCTCCTAGTGTCAACCAATCGCAGTCTGCAGGTTCCCATGTTCTACTTTTTGAAGCACTTGGCTCTTGTCGACCTTTTGTTCACGACCAACATTGTACCcaatatgttatatattatactcatGGACGGTAGAAACATTACCACAACTGAATGCTTTGTACAATACTATTTTCACTGCATTTCCATATACACCCAATCCGTCATTCTATCTGTTATGTCCTTAGATAGATATATGGCCATCTGCCAACCTCTTCATTACTCTTCCATTATGAACCCTAAGGTTTGTTTCCATCTTGCTTTCTGGTCATGGGCAGCTGGTTTCTTCCTCATTCCAAGTGAATTTCTTCTGATATTCCAGTTACAATTCTGTGGTTCGAATGTTATTGACCACTTTTTTTGCGATTTTGCCCATTTTCTCAGCCTTTCAACCTTATCCAACACCGAAATAATACGATGGCAAGACTTTATGATTTCTGTTTTGCTTATATTTCTTCCATTTTTGTTTGTCATTGTGTCCTATATATGCATTTTTATAACCATCCTGAAGATCTCTACAgcggctgaaaaaaaaaaggctttctcTACTTGTAGCACCCATCTGGCTACTGTCAGCACCCACTACGGGGCTTTGGTCACGATATATATTATTACGGCAAGAG CATGA